ATCTTCAATAAAACCTTAATTTATTAAACTTATAACACCCACAAATCATTtcttttaattctaaataataaaaaaacaaaacaacaacatgaaCAAACAAACCTTAATTAAAACTCATAATTTTCATCCACAAACATCAACACTAGCACAACAAGACAAGAACCTTCGAAAAATCCCAAACAAAACAGAACAAGAACTCTTTTTATCTTTCTTCCCACCCAAATTTTTCTTCTTAACAACCACGCGTTTCTTCGTTTTCACCTtcacctttttcttcttctcatcttctctgcAAAATGTGTAGCTTCTTAGATACAACTGTCTGCAAGAGATACTATCCACCACCTTCGGATGTTCTCTGCCGGAACTCACTGACCTCACAAAAGCAGCATCTGATTCCGGCCACTTGTAGAGGTTCACGTAGCTACCTCTCACCGGAACACGTGGGTCACGTGCATCGTTGATGCAGTTCGATATGCAACCAGAGTTCATGGTGAAGCTTTTTCACGCTATCATGTGTGATGATTAATAACTACTGTTTTTTTATGCGTTGTTATTATAACATTTTACAACGTTTATTATAAAATGCGTTTTTGTTGGAGCCATAAGGCGCCAAAATAGAAGCAAATGAAAGAatcatgtttttcattttttatttatttatttatccttTGTTTGCCTTTTCTGTTCTTATGATGTGACTCTCTTgtgatatttttattattaaaataataaattgccTTTTCTGCACGAAGATGCTGagggaaaataatttttaataagttTAGTAAATTGTATAAAATTTTGAAGAGATGTTT
The Vicia villosa cultivar HV-30 ecotype Madison, WI linkage group LG6, Vvil1.0, whole genome shotgun sequence genome window above contains:
- the LOC131612595 gene encoding uncharacterized protein LOC131612595, with the protein product MNSGCISNCINDARDPRVPVRGSYVNLYKWPESDAAFVRSVSSGREHPKVVDSISCRQLYLRSYTFCREDEKKKKVKVKTKKRVVVKKKNLGGKKDKKSSCSVLFGIFRRFLSCCASVDVCG